The genomic stretch CCGGTCTTTGTCTATGTGCGGATGGCCGGCCTGCACGTGGTTGCCCGGACGAAGTCGCCCCAACTTCGGCCGAGCCTCCACAAAAAGCGCCTCAGCCATGCCCGGTTGAGGCGCTTTAATTTGTGCTTCCGCCCACTTCATTTTGCGTTACCTTTCTCTCCGGATTGGAGGGCCATTGATGCCGTTCTGGACGTGCGAACAATGCGGTGCCCAGTTTCCCGAAAACGCCGCGCCGCCCCCGTCATGCCTGATCTGCGAGGACGAGCGGCAGTTTGTGAACTGGAAAGGGCAGGCGTGGCTCACCCGGGAGGAACTGGCGAAACGCCATAAACTTGTCTGGCGCGACGATCTCGGAATTCTTGGGATCGGTGTCGAGCCGAGTTTTGCGATCGGGCAGCGCGCGCTGCTGGTTCCGGACCCGGATGGCGTCGTAATGTGGGATTGCATTCCCCTCGTCAGCAGCGAGGCGGTCGACCACGTCAGGTCGCTCCGCGGCCTGAAAGCGATCGCGATTTCTCATCCGCATTACTACGGCGCGGTCGCCGACTGGAGCGAGGCATTCGGCGGCGTGCCGGTCTATCTGCACGGCGACGATCGCCAGTGGATCACGCGGCCGCATCCCGCGATCGTGCCGTGGTCGGGGGAAAGCCATCGGATTTCCGACGACATTGTTCTGGTCCGCACCGGCGGGCATTTCGCCGGCGGCACGATCATGCATTGGCGCGCCGGCGCCGATGGCCGGGGGGCGCTGCTCACCGGCGATGTCGCCATGGTGGCGATGGACCGGCGATCCCTGAGCTTCATGTACAGCTATCCGAACTACATTCCCATGAATGCGGCGTCCGTGCGTAGGATAGCCGGCGCGGTCGAGCCGCTGGCGTTCGATCGCATCTACGGGGCGTGGTGGGGGCGCAATATCGCGGCGGGCGCGAAGGCGGCGTTCGATGCCTCGGTCCGGCGATATCTCGCGGCGATTTCGGATTAGGCTGGACCGCGGGCAGTGATTTCGGCCGTTACAATCTTGCCACCCGAGATAGTATCGCTATATCAGGCCTTTCCCGTCACTCCGTTTGACCATCGAGCCCCGTCATGACCACTACCACCGCCCCCGAATCCCAGCCGTTCCAGGCCGAGGTCGCCGAACTCCTGCACCTGATGGTGCATTCGGTTTATTCGGAGACCGATATTTTCCTGCGCGAGTTGATCTCGAATGCGTCGGATGCCTGCGACAAGCTGCGCTATGAGGCGATCGCCGCGCCCGATCTGATTTCCGACGGCGCGCCGCCCAAAATCCGCATCCAGCCCGACAAAAAGGCGGACACACTCTCGGTGGTCGACAGCGGCATCGGCATGGACCGGCAGGAGCTGATCGACAATCTCGGCACCATTGCGCGCTCCGGCACCAAATCCTTCCTGTCCCGCCTCACCGAGGCCAAGGACGGCGCCAATTTGATCGGCCAGTTCGGCGTCGGCTTTTATTCCGCCTTCATGGTCGCCGACCGCATCATGGTCACCAGCCGCCGCGCCGGCGCCGATGAGGCGTGGACCTGGTCCTCATCGGGCGGCAGCGGTTTTGAGATCGCGCCGGCCAGCGAGGAAGACGGCAAGCGGGTCGCGCGCGGCACCGAGATTGTGCTGCACCTGAAAAAGGACGCGGCAAAATATCTCGAGACCTACGAGATCGAGCGCATCGTCCGCGCCTATTCCGACAACATCCAGTTTCCGATCGAGCTGGTTCCCGAAGAAGGCGAGCCGCGCCAGATCAATTCCGCCAGCGCGCTGTGGCAGCGGCCGAAATCGGAGCTAACGGCGGAGGACTACAAGCAGGCTTACCAGTCGATCGCCGGCGCCTTCGACGAGCCGGCGATGACGCTGCATTACCGCGCCGAGGGACGGCAGTCCTATGCGGTGCTGCTGTTTGCGCCCTCGACAAAACCCTTCGACCTGTTCGACCAGGCGCGCAAGGGCAAGGTAAAACTCTATGTCCGCCGCGTCTTCATCGCCGACGACGCCGACCTGCTGCCGGCCTATCTGCGCTTCATCCGCGGCGTCATCGACAGCGAGGATCTGCCGCTCAATATTTCCCGCGAAATGCTGCAGAACAATCCGCAGCTGACGCAAATCCGCAAGGCCGTGACCAGCCGCGTCATAGGCGAACTCGAAAGCCTCGGCGACAAGGAGCCGGAGACGTTCGCAAAAATCTGGGACGCGTTCGGCGCCGTCATCAAGGAAGGCCTCTGGGAGGATTACGAGCGGCGCGAGAAATTGCTGGCGCTGTCGCGCTTCACCACGACCTCGGGCGAAAAGCGTTCGATCAAGCAATATGTCGAGGACCTGAAGCCGAACCAGACCGAGATCTATTATCTTACCGGCGACAGCATCGAGCGGCTGAAGTCGAACCCGAAGCTGGAATCCGCCAGAGCGCGCGGCATCGAGGTGCTGCTGCTGACTGATCCGGTCGACGCGTTCTGGACCTCGGCGCCGCTGGATTTCGGCGGCAAGCCGCTGAAGTCGCTGAGCCAGGGCGATGTCGATTTCGGCCTGATCCCGCTGCTCGAGGAGAAGGCCGACGACAAGAAGGAGGACTCCGCCGCCGACGAGGCCGCGACCATCGCCGTCATCAAGGATACGCTCGGCGATCGCGTCTCCGACGTGCGGGCATCGCAGCGGTTGACGTCGAGCGCGTCATGTCTGGTCGCCGGCGGTGACGGGCGCGATCGCATGCTGGAGCGGCTGCTGGCGCAGCAGAACAAAGGCTCGGTCACAAAGCCAATCCTCGAGATCAACATGCGCCATCCGCTGGTCGCGGCGATTTCCGGCGCAAAGGACGCGGCCGCGGATCTGTCGTTGCTGCTGCTGGAGCAGGCGCAAATCCTCGACGGCGATTTGCCGGACGACCCGGCGGCGTTCGCGGGCCGGCTCAATCAGCTGGTGCTGCGCGGGCTGGCGAAGGGATAGGGCAGGCGAGCGACTTCAAATCGTAGCACCACCCGGCAGGGGATTGCCGAGGTCGTCGGTCGGCACCAGCTGCTGGTTGAACGCGGAGAAGTACGCCGCCCACTCCGGATTGCCGACATTGACCAGCACCGCGCCGTCCTGCCAGACGTCGTTGTGGTCGTTGGAATCATTGCCCGGGCGATGGATGAAGCTCTGGGTCGATCCCTGATTGAGGTGGACGTCGTGCAGGCCGTCGCCTTCGCTGTAAAAGCGGCCGAAGATATAGACGTCGAGATTTTCCTGATGCGCTTTCGACAGCAGGCGCTTCAGCGAGCCCGCGGGTTCGGCGGTGTCGGAACCGTCCATCACGTCGCTGTCGCGCCATTTGCCGGTATTGGCAAGCAGGTCGCTGCGCAGGAAGTCGAGCGCGGGAAGTGCGGCCTGGCCGGTCAGATCGTGCGAGCCGGCAGCGGCGGCCTCCAGCGTCTGGATCAGCGGGTGGCGGAAATCGAACGCGAGCTTGTATTTGAGCAGATCGTCGGCGTCGTTGGTGCCGACATTGACGGCGACGTCCCAGGTGGCGCCATCGACCTGCAGATTGCAGTGCAGGTGATACTGGGTTTCGTGCCCGTGACGCGACGGCTGCATGATTGGCTCCGAAGTCACCTTGGTCTTGACGTATCCATAGGCAAGGGTCATGGCGGCACTCCTTCCGATTGCCTGATTGTCGGGAATATAAATACAACCCAGGATGTGACGGGTTGGTGAAGTAGGACACAGTTGCGGCGCGGGAGTTCGGATTTCATCCGGCCGCCGTGCGAACCGAATGCCAAATCCGGCCGTATCTGCTACACGGCTTCGAGCACGGGATAAGTCTGGATCACGATGACCGACGGCAGCGACACCTTCTACGGCGGCATTCCGGTCTTTCGCGGCTTTGGCAGCCTGATGGACCCGGCGCTGTATTCGCCGTTGCCGGACGACTGGAGCATCGGCGTCGCCGACATCGTGGAATCGACCAAGGCGATCGCGGCGCAGCGCTACAAGGCGGTCAACATGGCCGGCGCCTCCGTCATCGCCGCCGTCACCAATGCGCTTGACGGCCGCGAATTTCCCTTCGTGTTCGGCGGCGATGGCGCGAGCTTTGCGGTGTCGCCCGGCGATCTCGAACGCGCGCGCGAGGCGCTGGCGGCGACCGCGACCTGGGTCGAAGAAAGTCTCGACCTCGTGATGCGGGTGGCGCTGGTGCCGGTCGCGGCGGTCCGGGCAAACGGGTTGGATGTCCGCGTCGCCCGGTTCGGACCATCGCCCAATCTGTCCTATGCGATGTTTTCCGGCGGCGGTCTTGGCTGGGCAGATGCGGCGATGAAGCGCGGCGAGTTCGCGGTTCAGCCCGCGTCTCCGGGCACGCAGCCCGATCTCAGCGGGCTTTCGTGCCGGTTCGAGGAAATTCCTTCCGCGCGTGGTCTCATCCTCTCGGTGCTGGTGGTGCCGGCGCAAGGCGCCGATCCGCGCGCCTTCCGCAAGGTGATCGAGGACGTCATCGCGCTCTCCGAGCGCAGCCCCGACGCGGGACGTCCGGTGCCGCCGGGCGGTCCGCCGCTGCGATGGCCGCCGCAGGGTGTGGAATACGAGGCGCGTGCTGCGCGAGGCGGCTCGCTATTGAAGCGCCGCGGCGTGGTGCTTGCCGTTACCCTGTGGGCCTATGTCGTCATGCGCTTCGGCATCAAGGTCGGCAACTTCGTGCCGAAAACCTACGTGCAGCAGGTGGTGGAGAATTCCGACTTCCGCAAATATGACGACGGGTTGCGGATGATCCTCGACTGCACGCCGGAACTCGAGCGTGCGCTGACGCAGATTCTGGTGGCGGCAGCCTCAAGCGGGATCGTGCGCTATGGCCTGCACCGGCAGGACGCCGCGATGATGACCTGCTTCACGCCGTCGGTGATGCGCAGCGACCACATCCACTTCATCGACGGCGCGCGCGGCGGCTATGCCTCGGCGGCGACCGCGCTGAAGGCGACGCCTGCTTGAGAATCCGGTCTTAGCGTCCCGCCCGCGTCCAGTTTTCGCCGCCGCACAGTGCGCCGACGCAGCCTTCGACCCTGAGCGTGTCCTGACCCGTCACCGAGACGTTGCTGGCATAAGTGCTGCCGTCGTCGGCGTTGTAGATCTGGCCGGACCATTTGCCGGGCGCGGTGGCGCGCATGCCGCCGAACAGCGGAAGCCCGATCATCGGGCGCTGCCTCAGGGCCGGATTGGGGTTCTTGTCATCGACCTGAGGTTTGCCGGTGGCGGGATCGGTCGGCTCGCGCAGCCAGACCACGACGCCGCAAATCCCGGCGCCGCATTTGTTGACGCGCACTTTGGCATCGCCGGCTTGCGTCAGCCAGAGGCCGGACGGATCGCCGGCAGTCTGCGCGCGCGCGGGCAATGCGCCCGGCAACGCCAGTAACATTGCAACGAAAAATGCGAATCTGCAGGCCATCAGTCATCCTCGAGAAGCAGGCCTGAATAGCAACAAATGGAATTTGTGCAATGCCAAACAAACTGGGGCTATTTGCCCCAGTCTGTGACCTTGATTGCCAGCACTGTGCCGAGCCCGTACACCACCATCGCGGCGCCGACGAGCGCAAACAAGGTCCAGGCCGGCGCACCCGACGCCACCAGCCCCCAGCCGCCCACGCCCACCAGCAGCAGGCGTCCGGTGCCGGCCAGCACCGGCCCGCCAACTCTCGCTGCACCCTGCGCCGCGAAATAGAGGCAGGCGCCGACGCCGAAGAAGCCGAAGGCGGGACTGGCGAGAGCGAAATAGGAATAGGCCGCCGCGTTCACGCCGGGATCGCTGGTGAACAGCGACACCCACAACGAAGGCCTGATCGCAACCACAAGGCCGATGAGACCTACGGTCAACCCGGCAGCTATGCCGGCGGTCCAGGCCACACGCCGCGCCCGCGTCACCAGACCGGCGCCGACAGCCATGCCGACCATCGGCACCGAGGCGACGCCGAATGCGAATGCGATCGGGGTCAGCAAAAATTCCAGCCGCGAGCCCATGCCGTAAGCGGCCAGCGTCTCGGTGCCGAAACTCGCCAGGATCTTGGTGAAGATCAGGATGGTCAGCACGGTCTGCAGCGGCGACAGGCAGGAGACCGCGCCGACCTTGAGAATATCGACGAACATGTCGCGCTGGAACTTGAAGGTTGCAAAATTCAGCGTCAGCCGGCTGCGGCCGCTCAAGAGATACCACGCCAGGAACATCGCACCGAGCGTGAAGGCGGTGAGTTGACCGGCGGCGACGCCGCGCATGCCGAGCTTGGGCAGGCCGAACAGCCCGAGGCCGAAGCCGCCGCCGACCGCGATCTGGACGATCGCGGTTGCGATCAGGGTTGCCGACGGCAAGTGCATATCGCCGGTGCCGCGCAGCACCGAGGCCAGCGTATTCACCAGCCAGATCGAGATCGCGCCGGAGAACAGCACCTGCGA from Bradyrhizobium sp. Ash2021 encodes the following:
- a CDS encoding MATE family efflux transporter, translated to MTIDAPIDARPAAVPINSLLTAPILPTLLKLAIPNTIAMFGSTLVAVAETSYIGRLGTEPLAGIALVFPFIMLTQMMSAGAMGGGVSSAISRAIGAGNRDRAAALALHAAMIGVCAGLFFTLMMLGFGREFYFSLGGRGGVLEQSMQYSQVLFSGAISIWLVNTLASVLRGTGDMHLPSATLIATAIVQIAVGGGFGLGLFGLPKLGMRGVAAGQLTAFTLGAMFLAWYLLSGRSRLTLNFATFKFQRDMFVDILKVGAVSCLSPLQTVLTILIFTKILASFGTETLAAYGMGSRLEFLLTPIAFAFGVASVPMVGMAVGAGLVTRARRVAWTAGIAAGLTVGLIGLVVAIRPSLWVSLFTSDPGVNAAAYSYFALASPAFGFFGVGACLYFAAQGAARVGGPVLAGTGRLLLVGVGGWGLVASGAPAWTLFALVGAAMVVYGLGTVLAIKVTDWGK
- a CDS encoding DUF2278 family protein — protein: MTLAYGYVKTKVTSEPIMQPSRHGHETQYHLHCNLQVDGATWDVAVNVGTNDADDLLKYKLAFDFRHPLIQTLEAAAAGSHDLTGQAALPALDFLRSDLLANTGKWRDSDVMDGSDTAEPAGSLKRLLSKAHQENLDVYIFGRFYSEGDGLHDVHLNQGSTQSFIHRPGNDSNDHNDVWQDGAVLVNVGNPEWAAYFSAFNQQLVPTDDLGNPLPGGATI
- the htpG gene encoding molecular chaperone HtpG is translated as MTTTTAPESQPFQAEVAELLHLMVHSVYSETDIFLRELISNASDACDKLRYEAIAAPDLISDGAPPKIRIQPDKKADTLSVVDSGIGMDRQELIDNLGTIARSGTKSFLSRLTEAKDGANLIGQFGVGFYSAFMVADRIMVTSRRAGADEAWTWSSSGGSGFEIAPASEEDGKRVARGTEIVLHLKKDAAKYLETYEIERIVRAYSDNIQFPIELVPEEGEPRQINSASALWQRPKSELTAEDYKQAYQSIAGAFDEPAMTLHYRAEGRQSYAVLLFAPSTKPFDLFDQARKGKVKLYVRRVFIADDADLLPAYLRFIRGVIDSEDLPLNISREMLQNNPQLTQIRKAVTSRVIGELESLGDKEPETFAKIWDAFGAVIKEGLWEDYERREKLLALSRFTTTSGEKRSIKQYVEDLKPNQTEIYYLTGDSIERLKSNPKLESARARGIEVLLLTDPVDAFWTSAPLDFGGKPLKSLSQGDVDFGLIPLLEEKADDKKEDSAADEAATIAVIKDTLGDRVSDVRASQRLTSSASCLVAGGDGRDRMLERLLAQQNKGSVTKPILEINMRHPLVAAISGAKDAAADLSLLLLEQAQILDGDLPDDPAAFAGRLNQLVLRGLAKG
- a CDS encoding DUF2147 domain-containing protein, whose amino-acid sequence is MACRFAFFVAMLLALPGALPARAQTAGDPSGLWLTQAGDAKVRVNKCGAGICGVVVWLREPTDPATGKPQVDDKNPNPALRQRPMIGLPLFGGMRATAPGKWSGQIYNADDGSTYASNVSVTGQDTLRVEGCVGALCGGENWTRAGR
- a CDS encoding MBL fold metallo-hydrolase, which codes for MPFWTCEQCGAQFPENAAPPPSCLICEDERQFVNWKGQAWLTREELAKRHKLVWRDDLGILGIGVEPSFAIGQRALLVPDPDGVVMWDCIPLVSSEAVDHVRSLRGLKAIAISHPHYYGAVADWSEAFGGVPVYLHGDDRQWITRPHPAIVPWSGESHRISDDIVLVRTGGHFAGGTIMHWRAGADGRGALLTGDVAMVAMDRRSLSFMYSYPNYIPMNAASVRRIAGAVEPLAFDRIYGAWWGRNIAAGAKAAFDASVRRYLAAISD
- a CDS encoding DUF3095 domain-containing protein, translating into MTDGSDTFYGGIPVFRGFGSLMDPALYSPLPDDWSIGVADIVESTKAIAAQRYKAVNMAGASVIAAVTNALDGREFPFVFGGDGASFAVSPGDLERAREALAATATWVEESLDLVMRVALVPVAAVRANGLDVRVARFGPSPNLSYAMFSGGGLGWADAAMKRGEFAVQPASPGTQPDLSGLSCRFEEIPSARGLILSVLVVPAQGADPRAFRKVIEDVIALSERSPDAGRPVPPGGPPLRWPPQGVEYEARAARGGSLLKRRGVVLAVTLWAYVVMRFGIKVGNFVPKTYVQQVVENSDFRKYDDGLRMILDCTPELERALTQILVAAASSGIVRYGLHRQDAAMMTCFTPSVMRSDHIHFIDGARGGYASAATALKATPA